The Panicum hallii strain FIL2 chromosome 9, PHallii_v3.1, whole genome shotgun sequence genome has a window encoding:
- the LOC112877168 gene encoding uncharacterized protein LOC112877168, which yields MEKTKLPLPLVHSDRLWARPWRWAKTAFFIVAMLASLLLVCAPPLLVVLLDLLLPPALLSNFLRAQAHSPAASASFAASLVEQARAFRFGSSLVDLPAVSAARSLLILCAYTACGGGAAYMWVAVACSVGSLCYVLAKAVAVFGVAAAPGLGLQGKGQLVAVEAMFLMSLALAAAHLAMAYRASCRERRRLLVYRIDVEAVRLKGGQTPKALKQCMV from the exons ATGGAGAAGACGAAGCTCCCGCTCCCGCTGGTGCACAGCGACCGGCTCTGGGCGCGCCCGTGGCGGTGGGCCAAGACCGCCTTCTTCATCGTCGCCATGCTCGCCTCGCTGCTCCTCGtctgcgcgccgccgctcctcgtCGTGCTGCTCGACCTCCTCCTCCCGCCCGCGCTCCTCTCCAACTTCCTCCGCGCGCAGGCCCActcccccgccgcctccgcgtcCTTCGCCGCCTCGCTCGTCGAACAGGCCAGGGCCTTCCGCTTCGGCTCCTCGCTCGTCGACCTCCCCGCGGTCTCCGCCGCGCGCTCCCTCCTCATCCTCTGCGCCTACAccgcctgcggcggcggcgcggcataCATGTGGGTGGCCGTGGCATGCAGCGTCGGCTCCCTCTGCTACGTCCTCGCCAAGGCCGTCGCAGTGttcggcgtcgccgccgcccccgggcTCGGGCTGCAGGGGAAGGGCCAGCTCGTCGCCGTCGAGGCCATGTTCCTCATGTCGCTCGCGCTCGCCGCAGCGCACCTCGCCATGGCGTACCGCGCCAGCTGCCGCGAGCGACGCCGCCTGCTCGTCTACAGAATCGACGTCGAAGCT GTAAGACTGAAGGGAGGCCAGACACCCAAGGCGCTGAAGCAATGCATGGTCTGA
- the LOC112874086 gene encoding homeobox protein knotted-1-like 3 has translation MQGGADQGGGMEMSFAGGAECSSSSATAAAAAAAAAASEAEERQLLKGEIAVHPLCEQLVTAHVGCLRVATPIDHLPLIDAQLAQSSGLLHSYAAHHRPFLSPHDKHDLDSFLAQYLMLLCSFREQLQQHVRVHAVEAVMACREIEQSLQDLTGATLEEGTGATMSEDEDEPPMLEGALDMGSDGHDMMGFGPLLPTDSERSLMERVRQELKIELKQGFKSRIEDVREEILRKRRAGKLPGDTTSILKQWWQQHSKWPYPTEDDKAKLVEETGLQLKQINNWFINQRKRNWHNNSQTSTLKSKRKR, from the exons ATGCAGGGCGGTGCTGATCAAGGAGGAGGGATGGAGATGAGCTTCGCCGGCGGCGCCGAGTGCTCGTCGTCTTCGGCTACAGCGGCGGCTGCCGCAGCCGCAGCGGCCGCgtcggaggcggaggagcggcagCTGCTCAAGGGGGAGATCGCGGTGCACCCGCTGTGCGAGCAGCTGGTGACGGCGCACGTGGGGTGCCTGCGCGTGGCGACGCCCATCGACCACCTCCCCCTCATCGACGCGCAGCTGGCGCAGTCGAGCGGCCTCCTCCACTCCTACGCCGCCCACCACCGCCCCTTCCTCTCCCCGCACGACAAGCACGACCTCGACTCCTTCCTC GCGCAGTACCTGATGCTGCTGTGCTCGTTCCGcgagcagctgcagcagcacgTCCGGGTGCACGCCGTGGAGGCCGTCATGGCGTGCCGCGAGATCGAGCAGTCACTGCAGGACCTAACCG GCGCGACGCTGGAGGAAGGCACAGGGGCGACCATGTCGGAGGACGAGGACGAGCCGCCGATGCTGGAGGGGGCACTGGACATGGGCTCGGACGGGCACGACATGATGGGCTTCGGCCCGCTCCTGCCCACCGACTCCGAGCGCTCCCTCATGGAGAGGGTCAGGCAGGAGCTCAAGATTGAGCTGAAGCAg GGTTTCAAGTCAAGAATAGAGGATGTGAGGGAAGAAATCCTTCGGAAAAGGAGGGCCGGGAAGCTGCCTGGGGACACCACCAGCATCCTCAAGCAATGGTGGCAGCAGCACTCCAAGTGGCCATACCCCACG GAAGACGATAAGGCGAAGCTTGTTGAAGAGACTGGCCTGCAGCTGAAACAAATCAACAACTGGTTCATCAACCAGAGGAAGAGGAACTGGCACAACAACTCCCAGACGTCAACCCTCAAATCAAAGCGCAAGAG GTGA
- the LOC112874087 gene encoding synapsin-1-like → MASSQANLEKMHLRQSYRNLWHTDIMGTMQADFPYCCLALWCGPCVSYMLRKRALYNDMSRYVCCAGYMPCSGKCGESRCPEFCLATEVFLCFGNSVASTRFLLQDEFNIQTTQCDNCIIGFMVCLQQVACIFSIVAAIVGSEELSEASQILNCMSDLVYWTVCACMQTQHKIEMDKRDGKFGPQPMAVPPVQQMSRIDQPTPPPAGYAPQPAYGQPYGGYPPPDQGYPPAGYPQGGAYPPPAQGYPQGGAYPPPAQGYPQGGAYPPPGYPPQGSYPPPQGSYPPQGYPAK, encoded by the exons ATGGCGTCGTCGCAGGCCAACCTCGAGAAGATGCATCTCCGCCAGAGCTACCGCAATCTCTGGCACACCGACATCATGGGCACCATGCAGGCCGACTTCCCCT ACTGCTGCCTCGCGCTGTGGTG TGGACCATGTGTGTCATACATGCTTCGCAAAAGGGCTCTCTATAATGACATGTCAAG ATATGTCTGTTGTGCTGGATATATGCCATGCAGTGGAAAGTGTGGTGAAAGTCGGTGCCCAGAGTTTTGTCTTGCAACTGAG GTGTTTCTTTGCTTTGGCAATTCAGTTGCGTCAACCCGTTTCTTGCTGCAAGATGAATTCAACATACAGACAACTCAGTGCGATAACTGCATCATT GGCTTCATGGTCTGCCTTCAACAAGTTGCTTGCATCTTCTCTATAGTTGCAGCTATTGTTGGGAGTGAGGAGCTTTCAGAGGCTTCCCAGATCCTTAACTGCATGTCTGATTTGGTCTACTGGAC GGTATGCGCATGTATGCAG ACACAACACAAAATCGAAATGGACAAGAGGGATGGGAAGTTCGGCCCGCAGCCCATGGCAGTGCCTCCGGTGCAACAAATGTCACGCATCGATCAGCCTACCCCGCCACCTGCCGGATACGCACCACAACCAGCCTACGGTCAGCCATATGGTGGCTATCCACCTCCAGATCAAGGTTATCCGCCAGCTGGTTACCCTCAGGGTGGTGCATACCCTCCACCTGCTCAAGGTTACCCCCAGGGTGGTGCATACCCTCCACCTGCCCAAGGTTATCCCCAGGGCGGTGCCTACCCACCGCCTGGTTACCCGCCACAAGGTTCCTACCCTCCGCCGCAAGGTTCTTACCCCCCGCAGGGTTACCCGGCCAAGTAA
- the LOC112874480 gene encoding protein FIZZY-RELATED 2-like has protein sequence MDHYHHFTPPPSPMENTAAGASSKPPTPASTPNSRLASGAPSSRHSATPSHASTTAFAPTPASRTVYSDRFIPSRTGSNLALFDLAPSPSSSHDAAASGPASSSGSAPATSPYCALLRAALFGPDTPDRVASSATACSSSSSAGASALGTPATGNIFRFKAEVPRNAKRALFSGEDEEDALFPGIFTTRGAGPRKIPRSPYKVLDAPALQDDFYLNLVDWSSHNVLAVGLGNCVYLWNACSSKVTKLCDLGVDDNVCSVGWAQRGTHLAVGTNQGKVQIWDATRCKRIRTMESHRMRVGALAWSSSLLSSGSRDKSILHHDIRAQEDYVSKLTGHKSEVCGLKWSYDNRQLASGGNDNRLFVWNPHSVQPVLKYTEHTAAVKAIAWSPHLHGLLASGGGTADRCIRFWNTTTNTHLSCVDTGSQVCNLVWSKNVNELVSTHGYSQNQIIVWRYPTMSKLATLTGHTYRVLYLAISPDGQTIVTGAGDETLRFWNVFPSPKSQSSDSLSCIGGTSFVRSYIR, from the exons ATGGACCACTACCACCActtcacgccgccgccgtcgccgatgGAGAACACGGCGGCAGGGGCGTCCTCCAAGCCGCCGACGCCGGCGTCCACGCCCAACTCGCGGCTCGCCTCGGGCGCGCCCTCCTCCCGGCACTCCGCCACGCCGTCGCACGCCTCCACCACCGCATTCGCGCCCACGCCGGCCTCCCGGACCGTCTACAGCGACCGTTTCATCCCCAGCCGCACCGGATCCAACCTCGCGCTCTTCGACCTAGCCCCCTCGCCCTCGTCCTCCCACGACGCCGCGGCCAGCGGCCCGGCCTCCTCGTCCGGATCTGCTCCCGCCACCTCGCCGTACTGcgcgctcctccgcgccgcgctCTTCGGCCCCGACACGCCGGACCGGGTCGCGTCCTCGGCCaccgcctgctcctcctcctcgtccgcgGGGGCGTCGGCGCTGGGCACCCCCGCCACGGGGAATATCTTCAGATTCAAGGCGGAGGTGCCCCGGAACGCCAAGAGGGCGCTATTTTCcggcgaggacgaggaggacgcGCTGTTTCCCGGCATTTTCACCACCAGGGGCGCCGGGCCAAGGAAGATCCCAAGGTCGCCCTACAAG GTGCTAGATGCGCCCGCGTTGCAGGACGACTTCTACCTCAACCTTGTCGATTGGTCTTCACATAATGTCCTTGCTGTTGGGTTGGGCAATTGCGTTTACTTGTGGAATGCATGCAGTAGCAAG GTCACCAAGCTATGTGATTTGGGGGTGGATGACAATGTTTGTTCTGTGGGGTGGGCGCAGCGTGGCACTCACCTAGCTGTAGGGACAAATCAAGGCAAAGTTCAG ATATGGGATGCAACTCGCTGTAAAAGAATAAGAACGATGGAAAGCCATCGCATGCGTGTAGGTGCTCTTGCATGGAGTTCTTCATTGCTTTCTTCTGGAAGTCGCGACAAGAGCATCCTGCACCATGACATCCGTGCTCAAGAAGATTATGTTAGCAAGCTTACCGGGCATAAATCTGAG GTTTGTGGGCTCAAGTGGTCATATGACAATCGTCAGCTTGCATCTGGTGGCAATGACAACAGA CTTTTTGTTTGGAATCCACATTCAGTACAACCAGTACTGAAGTATACGGAGCACACAGCAGCTGTCAAAGCTATTGCCTGGTCACCTCATCTCCATGGTCTGCTTGCATCTGGTGGAGGAACCGCAGATAGATGCATACGATTTTGGAATACGACCACAAATACACACTTGAGCTGTGTGGACACCGGCAGTCAG GTCTGCAATCTTGTGTGGTCAAAGAATGTAAATGAGCTTGTTAGTACCCACGGATACTCTCAAAACCAAATAATTGTTTGGAGATATCCAACAATGTCTAAG CTTGCCACTTTGACAGGACATACATACAGAGTATTGTATCTAGCTATTTCCCCTGATGGACAG ACCATAGTTACTGGTGCTGGTGACGAAACACTCCGGTTTTGGAATGTGTTCCCCTCTCCAAAGTCCCAG AGTTCTGACAGTTTAAGTTGCATCGGAGGAACATCATTCGTTAGAAGCTACATCCGGTGA
- the LOC112874518 gene encoding homeobox protein BEL1 homolog: protein MAHDPSLGFADYFSAAADAAAMEEGAPELYGLHADMEFLAMRGGLPAMPAAAHGHGHSKAVLDDAGPEGGSTNAGTMQFLSAGGHHQQQPSQAQGPLSLSLCRPDGGGGVGLTLHEHLGGSSRHHQQQPPPASWMQHDYSAPTQGTQHAAAWHLRSSRFLLPAQQLLQEFCSLPVDSAAKNKRAKQASTAKPSSQQQQEDGGGEGSSSSASWAPSPQIQAMNALELQRLKDKLYIMLEEVDRRYRRYCEQMRSLAGGFEAVAGERAAAAYTALASRTISRHFRSLRDGIVAQLQAARKALGEKDVSVPGMTRGDTPRLRVLDQCIRQQKALSQAGMMESHPWRPQRGLPERAVTILRAWLFEHFLHPYPSDVDKHILARQTGLSRSQVSNWFINARVRLWKPMVEEMYVEEMKDGQQQDGGGASAGQQISTNPNPSISSEAADGGDKGVDRKPTRAQLMHDAGSLASVVNIGGAGAGAGVSNLGIMDHLDFDSYGAGDQQQAGGFGGVSLTLGLQQHDSHDGGGVNIAFGAPPPPAHHHHHGGAAGYLFATAGGQQVMDSGVHPGPHAQFGAAGGIDSEAQEHYRSLGAGFHLLRDLAG, encoded by the exons ATGGCGCACGATCCCAGCCTGGGCTTCGCGGACTACttctcggcggcggcggacgccgCGGCGATGGAGGAGGGGGCGCCCGAGCTGTACGGCTTGCACGCCGACATGGAGTTCCTCGCCATGCGAGGAGGCCTGCCCGCCATGCCAGCCGCGGCGCACGGCCATGGTCACAGCAAGGCCGTGCTCGACGACGCGGGGCCAGAGGGCGGCTCCACGAACGCGGGCACCATGCAGTTCCTGAGCGCCGGCGGCCATCACCAGCAGCAACCGAGCCAGGCGCAGGGGCCGCTGTCGCTGTCGCTGTGCCGGCCCGATGGTGGTGGCGGCGTGGGCCTGACGTTGCACGAGCACCTCGGCGGATCGTCCCggcaccaccagcagcagccgccCCCCGCCTCGTGGATGCAGCACGACTACTCGGCGCCCACGCAGGGGACGCAGCACGCGGCCGCGTGGCACCTGCGCAGCTCGAGGTTCCTCCTCCCGgcgcagcagctgctgcaggaGTTCTGCAGCCTCCCCGTCGACAGCGCCGCCAAAAACAAGCGCGCCAAGCAGGCATCAACGGCAAAGCCGTcgtcgcagcagcagcaagaagACGGGGGCGGCGAGGGTTCGTCGTCGTCGGCCTCCTGGGCCCCGTCGCCGCAGATCCAGGCCATGAACGCGCTGGAGCTGCAGCGGCTCAAGGACAAGCTCTACATCATGCTGGAAGAG GTGGACCGGAGATACAGGAGGTACTGCGAGCAGATGCGGTCGCTGGCGGGCGGGTTCGAGGCGGTGGCCGGggagcgcgcggcggcggcgtacaCGGCGCTGGCGTCGCGCACCATCTCGCGGCACTTCCGGAGCCTGCGGGACGGGATCGTGGCGCAGCTGCAGGCGGCGCGCAAGGCGCTCGGGGAGAAGGACGTGTCCGTGCCCGGGATGACGCGCGGGGACACGCCCCGGCTGCGGGTGCTCGACCAGTGCATCCGCCAGCAGAAGGCGCTCAGCCAGGCCGGCATGATGGAGAGCCACCCCTGGCGACCGCAGCGCGGCCTACCCGAGCGCGCAGTCACCATCCTCCGGGCCTGGCTGTTCGAACACTTCCTGCACCC GTATCCAAGCGACGTGGATAAGCACATTCTGGCTCGCCAGACGGGCCTCTCGCGGAGCCAG GTGTCCAACTGGTTCATCAATGCGCGGGTCAGGCTGTGGAAGCCCATGGTGGAGGAGATGTACGTGGAGGAGATGAAGGACGGCCAGCagcaggacggcggcggtgccaGCGCGGGGCAGCAGATCAGcacaaaccctaaccctagcatcAGCAGCGAGGCGGCTGATGGCGGGGACAAAGGTGTCGACCGGAAGCCGACGCGGGCGCAGCTCATGCACGACGCGGGGTCCCTCGCCTCGGTCGTGAACATcggaggcgcgggcgcgggcgccggcgtcTCGAACTTGGGCATCATGGACCACCTGGACTTCGACTCGTACGGCGCCGGGGACCAGCAGCAGGCTGGGGGCTTCGGCGGCGTGTCCCTGACGCTGGGCCTGCAGCAGCACGACtcccacgacggcggcggcgtgaacATCGCGttcggcgcgccgccgccgcccgcgcaccaccaccaccacggcggcgccgcggggtaTCTGTTCGCGACGGCGGGCGGGCAGCAGGTGATGGACAGCGGCGTGCACCCGGGGCCGCACGCCCAAttcggcgcggcgggcggcatAGACAGCGAGGCGCAGGAGCACTACCGGAGCCTGGGCGCCGGGTTCCACCTTCTGCGTGACCTGGCCGGGTGA